A section of the Petrimonas sulfuriphila genome encodes:
- the lepB gene encoding signal peptidase I, translated as MNNKNKIIRKIGNTVLNLFYYTSIVVFGFILLRVFVFGSYKIPTDSMEPAIVPGDYVLVNKLAYGARLFNLFDAVEGKQVKIKRMPGYTHIKNNDVVVFHIPHPNTWDKIEMNMSKYFIKRCIGLPGDTLRIVNGIYTLNSDTSKRLGNYQEQLALSGKPKDAFPEGVYNTLPWDTILNWNIKDFGPIYIPKKGDHIILDKANALLYKKIIEWEKGYSLPFENDSLRDNGKPLQVYTFSHNYYFMGGDKVENSQDSRYWGLLPDDLIVGKASLVWKSMSPYSNTFRWNRFMKSIE; from the coding sequence ATGAACAATAAAAATAAAATAATCCGCAAGATCGGAAATACCGTCCTCAATCTGTTTTATTATACTTCCATTGTAGTATTCGGTTTTATATTATTACGTGTGTTTGTCTTTGGCTCCTATAAGATACCCACGGATTCTATGGAACCCGCCATTGTACCGGGTGATTATGTGTTGGTAAACAAATTAGCATACGGGGCAAGGTTGTTCAACCTGTTCGATGCGGTGGAAGGAAAGCAGGTAAAAATTAAACGCATGCCGGGTTACACCCATATTAAGAATAACGATGTGGTCGTTTTTCATATCCCCCATCCCAATACATGGGATAAGATCGAGATGAACATGTCAAAATACTTTATCAAACGCTGTATCGGCCTTCCCGGGGATACCCTACGGATTGTGAACGGCATCTATACCCTGAACTCCGATACGTCGAAGCGGCTGGGGAACTATCAGGAGCAATTGGCTTTAAGCGGCAAGCCGAAAGACGCATTTCCGGAAGGCGTGTACAATACTTTACCCTGGGACACTATATTGAATTGGAATATCAAAGATTTCGGACCGATATATATTCCTAAGAAAGGAGACCATATTATACTGGACAAGGCAAACGCGTTGCTCTATAAAAAAATCATCGAGTGGGAAAAAGGCTATTCCCTTCCGTTCGAAAACGACTCGTTACGGGATAACGGAAAGCCTTTGCAGGTCTATACATTCTCCCACAATTATTATTTTATGGGAGGCGATAAGGTGGAAAATTCGCAGGATTCCCGTTACTGGGGACTGCTTCCCGACGACCTGATCGTGGGAAAAGCATCACTGGTATGGAAATCGATGAGTCCCTATTCTAATACATTCAGATGGAATCGGTTCATGAAGAGTATAGAATAA
- a CDS encoding O-antigen ligase family protein: MYLQNKINRSIISDIIILLFTGIVLATYQYEKNLSPEFFLFFIQIVLLWFILKIIYRFFPKCKMLVLAALLIWGAVEAIWGLGQLYDYFPSRHSLFKTTGSFYNPGPYGGFIALMFPLVLHYWLTYRYKNKYIGYLFLLVGTICLIVFPATLSRTAWIAAMAGCLFVLLSDKRFIARLRLLWKRHKGKCIIAITILTLFLGVIIFSIYHLKKDSADGRLFMWKITALSIQESPVKGPGIGGFPAAYAKAQMEYFKNGNGSDTEKLVAGSPEYAFNEYLQIFLEQGLLGFILFLILSYLIIKSGIQNKLIGAAGSFVTLSVFAFASYPYQLWQFPVVWVLLGTACTGETDSNNRIYRHGWKKIVVFILLLGALCSVSVITASRQKIFYQAKKEWKKLQPFYAMKAYENMANNYEQLYPVLNYEPKFVFECGIILNAIGQREDADSIFNRGLEKSCDPMFYNVKGRNYQEMGEYSKAEDCYINSIWLLPERIYPYYLLTKLYADSLNYQPEKMQRSAFAVLEKEPKVHSMAIREMRDEVKKILKEKEAMNEQ, encoded by the coding sequence ATGTATCTACAAAATAAAATAAACAGATCTATAATAAGTGATATAATAATATTGTTATTCACCGGTATAGTATTGGCAACTTATCAATATGAAAAAAATCTTTCCCCTGAGTTTTTCCTGTTTTTTATTCAGATAGTGCTCCTTTGGTTTATCCTAAAAATCATATACCGTTTCTTCCCCAAATGCAAGATGTTGGTGTTGGCCGCACTACTGATCTGGGGAGCAGTTGAAGCTATATGGGGACTGGGACAGTTATACGATTATTTTCCTTCAAGACATTCTCTTTTTAAAACCACCGGTTCTTTTTATAATCCAGGACCATACGGAGGATTCATTGCATTAATGTTTCCCTTAGTACTACATTATTGGTTGACATATAGATATAAAAACAAATATATCGGTTATCTTTTTCTACTTGTCGGGACTATTTGCCTGATAGTATTTCCCGCTACATTGAGCCGCACTGCCTGGATCGCAGCCATGGCTGGATGCCTGTTCGTACTGCTGTCAGACAAACGGTTTATTGCAAGGTTACGATTGCTCTGGAAGCGTCATAAAGGAAAATGCATCATTGCCATAACTATTTTAACTCTGTTTCTGGGGGTAATCATCTTTAGTATTTACCATCTTAAGAAAGACTCGGCGGACGGACGCCTGTTTATGTGGAAGATCACCGCCCTGTCCATACAGGAATCCCCGGTGAAAGGACCCGGAATAGGAGGCTTCCCTGCCGCCTATGCTAAAGCGCAAATGGAATATTTCAAGAATGGCAATGGATCCGATACAGAAAAATTAGTGGCGGGGAGTCCGGAATATGCTTTCAATGAATATTTGCAGATATTTCTGGAACAAGGGCTGTTGGGCTTTATCCTGTTTCTGATACTTTCCTATCTGATCATCAAATCAGGCATACAAAACAAACTGATCGGAGCGGCCGGTAGTTTTGTAACCCTATCGGTATTTGCTTTTGCCTCCTATCCCTATCAGTTGTGGCAATTTCCGGTTGTTTGGGTATTGTTGGGAACTGCTTGCACAGGAGAAACAGACAGTAATAATCGAATTTACCGGCACGGTTGGAAAAAAATAGTCGTTTTCATTCTACTGTTGGGAGCTTTGTGCTCTGTTTCTGTTATCACGGCCTCCAGGCAAAAGATATTCTATCAGGCAAAAAAGGAGTGGAAGAAACTTCAGCCTTTTTACGCCATGAAAGCATACGAAAACATGGCAAACAATTATGAACAGTTATATCCGGTACTGAATTACGAGCCGAAATTCGTCTTTGAATGTGGAATAATACTGAACGCCATAGGTCAACGGGAAGATGCTGACAGCATTTTCAACCGGGGGCTTGAGAAAAGTTGTGATCCAATGTTTTACAATGTAAAAGGACGTAATTACCAGGAAATGGGAGAGTATAGTAAAGCTGAAGATTGCTACATAAACTCTATATGGCTGCTTCCAGAACGAATTTATCCTTACTACTTACTCACAAAATTGTATGCTGATTCGCTCAACTATCAACCGGAAAAGATGCAGCGGTCTGCCTTTGCTGTCCTTGAAAAGGAACCCAAAGTCCACTCCATGGCTATCAGGGAAATGCGCGATGAAGTAAAAAAGATATTGAAAGAAAAGGAGGCAATGAATGAACAATAA
- a CDS encoding IS4 family transposase translates to MNKSTHFFGQSVFGQLISMIDTRIISRNSQKHKADHYVKRFTAKDHLISMLFCVFAKCSSLREVAGAMLGLSGKTGHFQLTHIPYRSTLSDANKRRSVDFFAGVYHDLLREYERVISDTRFKQVINKQIEIFESTVISLFQDILKCVGRTPSNGKRKGGIKVHTVINVDEAAPKMVWFSSAATHDHMLLDKLSPSDNTIYVFDKGYNDYKAFKLFGEKGAGFVTRIKDNAVYKLREELHIDECIHSGVLEDTIIEVTVKEENGVESKLRLRKVVFYDRKLKREFEFLTNLFEMRADLVAAIYKIRWQIELLYKQLKGNFPLKYFLGDNENAIKIQIYCVLIVNLLLTVIQKRLDRPWAFSNLVSFCRIHLFNYLHLMKFLENPGRDWRRDDQKLEMLTLFRGAYF, encoded by the coding sequence ATGAACAAAAGTACACATTTTTTCGGACAGTCGGTTTTCGGACAGCTCATCTCTATGATCGATACAAGAATAATTTCCCGAAACAGCCAAAAGCATAAAGCGGACCACTACGTGAAGCGTTTTACAGCCAAGGATCACCTGATCAGCATGCTGTTTTGCGTGTTCGCCAAATGCTCCTCGCTACGCGAAGTGGCCGGCGCAATGCTCGGGTTATCAGGCAAGACCGGACATTTCCAGCTGACGCATATTCCTTACCGGAGCACCTTGTCGGACGCGAACAAGCGCAGGAGCGTGGATTTCTTCGCCGGTGTATACCACGATTTGCTCCGGGAGTACGAGCGCGTGATCTCGGACACCCGGTTTAAACAGGTGATAAACAAACAAATCGAGATCTTTGAAAGCACGGTTATCAGCCTGTTCCAAGATATTTTAAAGTGCGTGGGCAGAACTCCCTCCAATGGCAAACGCAAGGGGGGCATCAAGGTGCACACCGTGATTAATGTCGATGAGGCGGCACCCAAGATGGTTTGGTTTTCATCCGCCGCCACCCATGACCACATGTTGCTGGACAAGCTCTCCCCGAGCGACAATACTATTTACGTCTTTGACAAGGGATACAACGATTATAAAGCATTCAAACTCTTTGGCGAGAAAGGTGCCGGCTTCGTTACCCGCATCAAGGATAATGCCGTGTATAAACTGCGGGAAGAACTCCATATTGACGAGTGCATTCACAGCGGCGTGCTGGAGGACACTATCATTGAAGTGACCGTCAAGGAGGAGAATGGAGTTGAAAGCAAGCTCAGGCTGCGCAAGGTTGTCTTCTATGACAGGAAACTCAAGCGCGAGTTCGAGTTCCTCACTAACCTGTTCGAGATGCGTGCCGACTTGGTAGCGGCAATTTATAAAATAAGGTGGCAGATCGAACTGCTTTACAAGCAGCTGAAAGGCAATTTCCCGCTCAAGTACTTCTTGGGAGATAACGAGAACGCGATAAAAATACAGATATATTGCGTCTTGATCGTGAACTTGTTACTCACGGTCATCCAAAAGCGACTGGATCGACCCTGGGCGTTCTCTAACTTGGTCTCTTTTTGCAGGATACACCTGTTCAATTACCTGCACTTGATGAAATTCTTGGAAAACCCGGGGAGAGATTGGCGACGGGATGACCAAAAATTGGAGATGCTAACCCTTTTCAGGGGGGCTTACTTTTGA
- a CDS encoding transglutaminase domain-containing protein, translating to MKYIIRFSVFSLILLCSCIGKKQSELEQALLLAGDNRAELEKVLKRYSTDPADSLKYRAACFLIENMPGYHYYEGEALEKYADYFKLLGEDKKTPDQILDSLHGVYGPFDTSTLTLKFDIKEIDSTFLCENIDLAFKVWTEKPWGKNVTFDDFCEYILPYRTGNEKLTNWRKNYLEEYGTFAEGITTEDPVEAAIILRRNIIKKMRPERFTMTEPGGYPSLDAITAKYLTGSCDNINQFVLFLLRANGIPCATDYMPLKSYVNVGHSWVSLKNKKNEYYAIDYFGDITYISGTELNRRTAKPKVYRKTFSMNTSRFNLLSRKSKAVPREFSKYNYRFYDVTGLYSNHLTDLSIPKNLIYKDKSKNTKVFYLCILSKMNWVPIDWTDAYKKGVVTFKNIDAGDIFRVAVYENDKFVFITDPFKLHNQTYKINLLENYESGSDKPFILYSKYSLEGEIHFRDRMVGGVFEGSDNPNFKNPDTLHIIKDRPFRLFHHVTLSSENRYRYVRYKGPEESFCNVAEIQFLSDTLLLRGKIIGTPGSWQNDGSHEYTNAFDGSTETSFDHNTPSDGWTGLDLGQPQRITEIVYSPRNHDNYIKKGDIYELFMSDRTGWSSMWVQIASSDSLRYENIPEGCLFYLKNHSGGVQERPFVIEDGKTVFL from the coding sequence ATGAAATATATTATTCGCTTTTCAGTCTTTTCTCTTATTCTGCTTTGTAGTTGCATTGGTAAAAAACAAAGTGAACTGGAGCAAGCCCTACTGTTGGCAGGAGACAACAGGGCCGAATTAGAAAAAGTCCTGAAGCGTTATTCAACTGACCCGGCCGACAGCCTAAAATACAGGGCCGCTTGTTTCCTTATAGAAAATATGCCGGGGTATCATTATTATGAAGGAGAAGCGTTGGAAAAATATGCAGACTATTTCAAATTACTGGGAGAAGACAAAAAAACGCCCGATCAAATCCTCGATTCGTTACACGGTGTATATGGTCCTTTTGATACATCAACCCTAACATTAAAGTTTGATATCAAAGAGATCGACTCTACCTTTTTATGCGAAAATATTGATCTGGCCTTTAAAGTATGGACTGAAAAACCATGGGGGAAAAATGTGACTTTCGACGATTTTTGCGAATATATTTTACCCTATCGTACAGGTAACGAAAAATTGACGAACTGGAGAAAAAACTACCTGGAAGAATATGGCACTTTCGCAGAAGGTATCACCACAGAGGATCCGGTTGAGGCTGCTATTATACTACGGCGTAATATCATAAAAAAGATGCGTCCGGAAAGATTCACCATGACGGAACCCGGTGGTTACCCGAGTCTCGATGCCATTACCGCCAAATACCTGACAGGATCTTGCGATAACATCAATCAGTTTGTCCTGTTCCTGTTAAGGGCAAATGGAATTCCTTGTGCTACGGATTATATGCCCCTCAAGAGTTATGTGAACGTAGGGCATTCATGGGTATCATTGAAGAACAAAAAAAACGAATATTATGCAATTGATTATTTTGGAGACATTACCTATATCTCCGGCACTGAACTCAACCGGAGGACAGCCAAACCCAAAGTATACCGCAAAACCTTTTCTATGAATACCTCCCGGTTTAATCTACTTAGTAGAAAATCAAAAGCAGTCCCCAGGGAATTCTCCAAATACAATTATAGATTTTATGATGTCACGGGTTTATATTCAAACCACTTGACAGACTTATCCATTCCCAAGAACCTTATATACAAGGATAAGTCGAAGAATACCAAGGTTTTTTATCTATGCATACTGTCAAAAATGAATTGGGTTCCGATAGACTGGACAGATGCATATAAGAAGGGAGTTGTCACATTCAAAAATATCGATGCTGGGGATATTTTCAGGGTTGCGGTCTATGAAAACGATAAATTTGTATTTATTACAGATCCGTTCAAATTGCATAACCAGACTTATAAAATTAATCTGCTCGAAAATTATGAAAGTGGCAGTGATAAGCCTTTTATTTTATATTCAAAGTATTCGCTGGAAGGAGAAATCCATTTCAGGGACCGGATGGTAGGAGGTGTTTTTGAAGGTTCGGACAATCCCAACTTCAAAAATCCGGATACGCTCCATATCATCAAGGACAGGCCGTTTCGTTTGTTCCATCATGTCACGCTATCTTCCGAAAACAGATACAGATATGTACGATATAAAGGACCTGAAGAGAGTTTCTGTAATGTTGCCGAGATTCAATTTCTCTCGGATACCCTGCTTTTACGGGGAAAAATTATCGGAACGCCGGGAAGCTGGCAAAATGACGGCTCGCATGAATATACCAATGCTTTTGACGGTTCAACCGAAACATCTTTTGATCATAACACCCCAAGTGACGGATGGACCGGTCTGGATCTCGGACAACCTCAGAGAATAACAGAAATCGTATATTCACCGCGGAATCACGATAATTACATCAAAAAAGGAGATATATATGAACTGTTTATGAGTGATCGGACGGGATGGAGTTCCATGTGGGTTCAGATTGCGTCTTCGGATTCTTTGCGATATGAAAATATTCCTGAGGGATGTCTTTTTTATCTGAAAAATCATTCGGGGGGAGTCCAGGAAAGACCTTTTGTAATAGAAGATGGCAAGACGGTCTTTCTGTGA
- a CDS encoding 6-bladed beta-propeller produces the protein MKKVFMLLIVICFTMCKQKAQIEGAIFVDMDRPEKVSLFNYFRSIELIPLETSPDALIVGISKMIVHQDKYYTLDKNQCIIFVFDKTGKFLFKIGKKGQGAGEYVFIQDFNINPFSGNLEILEPYGKVHIYDLSGNHIETKQITFPGFRAVHTLAAVNSHTHVFHTMFEPRKIIYFNLDEQKLLHEEFEENTRLGSFSNNPYQYQGDWFFFRPIHPVVYKMGKEQLEVAFRFDFGTYTREGTTAVFSKEADYSLYRCVEELFDQFPYLIHSVRHNSKYVFVSLSRNDLDHKANIIYDKSTGESKYILDFTENVQFNSYRGEEIIVTDKYVLMPSQWIDLEKRITKEMLDDRQKEVFDELLQSEMEENPILIKYWFK, from the coding sequence ATGAAGAAAGTATTTATGCTACTGATTGTGATATGTTTCACAATGTGTAAACAAAAAGCACAAATTGAGGGTGCTATTTTCGTCGATATGGATCGACCGGAGAAAGTTTCTCTTTTCAATTACTTTCGTTCCATTGAATTAATTCCATTGGAAACTTCGCCTGATGCTCTTATTGTAGGTATCTCGAAAATGATTGTTCACCAAGATAAATATTATACGTTGGATAAAAATCAATGTATTATTTTTGTGTTTGATAAAACGGGAAAATTCCTTTTTAAAATAGGAAAAAAGGGGCAAGGTGCCGGAGAATATGTATTTATCCAGGATTTCAATATCAACCCTTTTTCAGGCAACCTTGAAATACTTGAACCTTATGGCAAGGTGCATATTTATGATTTATCGGGCAACCATATCGAAACAAAACAGATTACCTTCCCCGGTTTTCGGGCGGTACACACTCTTGCTGCTGTAAATAGCCACACACATGTATTTCATACGATGTTTGAACCTAGAAAAATTATTTATTTCAACCTTGATGAGCAAAAGTTGTTACATGAAGAATTTGAAGAAAACACGCGTCTTGGTAGTTTCTCAAATAATCCTTACCAGTACCAGGGTGACTGGTTCTTTTTTCGGCCTATCCATCCTGTAGTTTACAAAATGGGAAAGGAACAGCTTGAAGTTGCTTTTCGATTCGATTTTGGAACATATACCCGGGAAGGCACGACTGCCGTTTTCTCGAAAGAAGCAGATTATTCCTTATATAGATGTGTAGAAGAACTGTTTGATCAATTTCCTTACCTGATACACTCTGTGAGACACAACAGTAAATATGTATTTGTTTCGCTTTCAAGGAATGATCTGGATCACAAGGCAAATATAATATATGACAAATCCACCGGAGAATCAAAATATATCCTTGATTTTACCGAAAATGTACAGTTTAATTCGTATCGTGGGGAAGAAATAATTGTTACGGACAAATACGTTTTGATGCCTTCCCAGTGGATTGATTTAGAAAAACGTATTACAAAAGAAATGCTGGATGACAGACAAAAAGAAGTTTTTGATGAATTATTGCAGTCCGAAATGGAAGAAAATCCAATATTAATTAAATACTGGTTCAAATGA
- a CDS encoding 6-bladed beta-propeller, translating to MNTKYFYIAGCVALFSLTSPRCASSTQENTNNIIINLPSGHNQELISDHLQLSDIIYLETIDSSLIKSIRRLIIHKDTIIILNDREEVLFFDMKGKFLNKIRNRGAGPGEYNHIIDIAIDYDRDDIILYTDNFSLFIYSLDGTFISKTDNIDTNNLYEKIIYNNNILFFYNPLNTKDKSIIRSFDLNNSKYINNKFIGKTADFILRQRGVPIVKSKSIWYVVPLGNSLLNLDETVTYQINCDNFGITDAILEKQYTEPRKLVNEINEKQICYGFSSIRETNRFIYFKSNVHDFIRLDKTNNEAKWCQYARDLKNGISDMSYFPHDADDQQIMFIVDFNSLENSDIQKKHTEKMDDTHDKELNPVLIFYKEK from the coding sequence ATGAATACAAAGTATTTTTATATTGCAGGGTGCGTTGCGTTATTTTCTCTTACGTCTCCCAGATGTGCAAGTAGTACTCAAGAGAATACGAATAATATTATTATCAACCTTCCTTCTGGTCATAATCAGGAGTTAATATCTGACCATCTTCAATTATCTGATATTATATACCTGGAAACAATAGACTCGTCTTTGATCAAAAGTATTAGACGGTTAATCATACATAAAGATACAATCATCATTTTAAATGACAGGGAAGAAGTCTTATTTTTTGACATGAAAGGTAAATTTTTAAATAAAATACGCAATAGAGGGGCAGGTCCAGGCGAATATAATCATATTATCGACATAGCCATTGACTACGATAGAGACGATATTATTCTATATACCGATAATTTCAGCTTATTCATTTATAGTTTAGACGGAACATTTATCTCCAAAACAGACAACATTGATACCAACAATCTCTATGAGAAAATAATATATAATAATAATATTTTATTTTTTTACAATCCATTGAATACTAAAGATAAAAGCATTATTAGGAGTTTTGATCTTAATAATAGTAAATATATAAATAATAAATTCATTGGTAAAACAGCAGATTTTATTCTCAGACAAAGAGGAGTACCTATCGTTAAAAGCAAATCTATTTGGTATGTTGTCCCTCTCGGAAATTCCTTATTAAACTTAGACGAAACAGTTACTTATCAGATTAATTGTGATAACTTTGGCATTACTGATGCTATACTTGAAAAACAGTATACGGAACCGAGAAAACTTGTCAACGAAATAAATGAAAAACAAATATGTTATGGTTTTTCTTCGATAAGAGAAACAAACAGATTTATCTATTTTAAGTCAAATGTTCATGATTTTATCAGATTAGATAAAACAAATAATGAAGCAAAATGGTGTCAGTACGCCAGAGACTTAAAAAATGGTATTTCTGATATGAGTTATTTTCCTCATGATGCAGATGATCAGCAAATAATGTTTATTGTGGATTTCAATAGTTTAGAAAATTCAGATATACAAAAAAAACATACTGAAAAAATGGATGACACACATGATAAAGAACTAAACCCTGTTTTAATTTTCTATAAAGAGAAATAG
- a CDS encoding 6-bladed beta-propeller has translation MNKNIFYLIMIVFFLPYGCKNKSIKNDPEETTSIKFDIQRELKSIHDIGLIKDVEIINLDCEEVIIGNIDEVIKFDTIIYLMDKTQNMSIYIFNLDGDLIHSISNYGNGPREYIQLTDMFVDPADSSFNIVSRVDKKLFKYDLRGEELRAIEKNPKSFTSMRKMDEGYLAYMGNYSEDRTKPYNLWLLNENLKTVDHYFEIDKIWEGQYSTDGAVFSVYRNMYYYITPRNYNIYLVENNKMTTKYNFNFGKLSLPKINETDVVNEKRLFELKNEYIYRFYNFQETENYLIVKLLHKGQYLLGVYNKNNKQANIVTLDPYEGKYFFSFGNIIGFDEKTIYTIIDAAEIKRFWDGKDQYNNFEEKYPLQIDHLRKRFKTIREDGNPFLVMYTLN, from the coding sequence ATGAATAAAAATATTTTTTATTTGATAATGATCGTTTTTTTTCTGCCATATGGCTGTAAAAATAAATCAATAAAGAATGATCCTGAAGAAACCACATCTATCAAGTTTGATATTCAAAGAGAGCTAAAAAGTATTCACGATATAGGTTTAATAAAAGATGTCGAGATAATAAACCTTGATTGTGAGGAAGTCATCATTGGTAATATCGATGAAGTGATTAAATTCGACACGATCATCTACCTGATGGATAAGACCCAAAATATGAGTATTTATATATTTAATCTTGACGGTGATTTGATTCATTCTATCTCCAATTATGGAAATGGCCCAAGAGAATATATCCAATTGACAGATATGTTTGTCGATCCGGCGGATTCTTCCTTCAATATTGTAAGCAGGGTAGATAAAAAATTATTTAAATATGACTTGAGAGGGGAAGAATTGCGGGCAATAGAAAAAAATCCGAAATCTTTCACATCCATGAGAAAAATGGACGAAGGATATTTGGCTTATATGGGTAATTATAGTGAAGACAGGACAAAACCATACAATTTATGGTTATTAAACGAAAATTTAAAAACCGTAGATCATTATTTTGAAATAGATAAAATATGGGAAGGCCAATATTCCACAGACGGTGCAGTTTTTTCCGTTTATAGAAATATGTACTACTATATTACTCCTAGGAATTACAATATCTATTTGGTCGAAAACAACAAAATGACAACAAAATATAATTTCAATTTTGGCAAGCTGTCATTACCGAAGATAAATGAAACCGATGTGGTTAATGAAAAAAGGTTATTTGAATTGAAAAATGAATATATATATCGTTTTTATAACTTTCAGGAAACGGAGAATTACCTTATTGTAAAATTATTACATAAAGGACAATATCTATTAGGTGTTTATAATAAAAATAATAAACAAGCAAATATTGTGACATTAGATCCTTATGAAGGAAAATATTTTTTCTCTTTTGGTAATATCATTGGATTCGATGAAAAGACTATTTATACAATAATTGATGCGGCCGAGATTAAAAGATTTTGGGATGGAAAAGACCAATACAACAACTTTGAAGAAAAATATCCGCTCCAAATTGATCATTTGAGAAAAAGATTCAAGACAATCAGGGAAGACGGAAATCCTTTCTTAGTGATGTACACCCTTAATTAA
- a CDS encoding DUF1573 domain-containing protein produces MRLHFFILLLGTYFLLFSCKEDSQKEIAKIVTEWQNKEIIFPEDMVFTRYGQDTIQYGIPGSDYKILLYVDSVGCTGCKLQLHKWSEFIAEVDSLTSGNVPVLFFFHPKDMRELTYLLKRDAITIPVCIDDKDQLNAINRFPSRDDFQCFLLDKDNKVVYIGNPIHNPRIKEMYLSRVAPEAHTVTYPSQNTIVQADQTEFNLGTLKRGNPTKVTALIRNVGEVPFVVYDTKASCGCTSVRYKKEPTVPGSSMEIEITYNAEDSGYFNRTISIYGNMDNSPLIIRLKGNTN; encoded by the coding sequence ATGAGATTACATTTCTTTATATTATTGCTTGGTACATACTTTCTTCTATTCTCCTGTAAAGAAGATTCGCAAAAGGAGATTGCTAAAATTGTCACAGAATGGCAGAACAAAGAGATCATTTTCCCGGAGGATATGGTTTTTACACGCTATGGGCAAGATACTATACAGTATGGGATACCAGGATCGGATTATAAAATTCTACTGTATGTAGATTCCGTGGGATGCACGGGTTGCAAATTACAGCTCCACAAATGGAGCGAGTTTATTGCAGAAGTGGACTCCCTGACATCCGGAAACGTACCGGTGTTGTTCTTTTTCCATCCGAAGGACATGCGGGAATTAACCTACCTGCTTAAACGGGATGCAATCACAATTCCGGTATGCATCGACGATAAAGACCAGCTAAATGCTATCAATCGTTTTCCATCTCGTGATGATTTTCAATGCTTCTTGCTGGACAAAGACAATAAAGTTGTCTATATCGGTAACCCAATTCATAATCCACGTATTAAGGAGATGTACTTGTCACGGGTCGCTCCGGAAGCCCATACCGTAACATACCCTTCACAAAATACAATCGTTCAGGCAGATCAAACGGAATTCAACTTGGGAACGCTGAAACGAGGTAATCCTACAAAAGTAACCGCATTGATCCGCAATGTAGGAGAAGTGCCTTTTGTTGTATATGATACCAAGGCATCCTGTGGTTGTACAAGTGTAAGGTATAAAAAAGAACCCACTGTACCCGGTTCGTCAATGGAAATAGAAATAACCTATAATGCCGAAGATTCAGGTTATTTTAACAGAACTATTTCCATTTATGGAAACATGGATAATTCGCCCTTGATCATAAGGCTAAAAGGAAATACAAATTAA